The genomic region CCGTCGGCGACAGGAAGAACGTGGGCTGGCCGGAGTTGGTGATGGTGAAATCCTGGTTGGACAGGTCGAAGAACACGTTGCCGGAGGCTTTCACCTTGAGGCGGGCCGTGGTGCTGGCCGCCACCGAAGTGGGTATCGTCACGGTTTCGTAGCCATCGTTGGGCGTGTTGGCCAGCAGTACCGTCGGGAACGTGCGGCCGCCGTCGGTGGATAGCAGCACGTCTACGTTGGCGGCATTGATGGGCGCGGCCGTGGTGTTGGCCACGTTCCAGGCTACCTGCTGCGGTGCGCCGGCCTGCCACGAGGCGGCCGAGGTGTTCGGCAGCGTCATGATGAATGGACCTGCCGTGCCGATAACGGCCACGTTCATCGAGTCATAATCGACGCCACCGCCACCCACGCGGTTGTCGCGGGCCACGAGGCGGAAAACGAGCTTGCGGGCATACGAAGGCAGAATCTCACCGCGCACCTGTACGTTGGTCAGCAGGGCACCCGGCGCGCCGGCTGGCGTGAGGGTAGCCGGGAACGTGCGCGCAGGCGAAGCTACCGGCGAGAACACGCGGAAGATGGGCGCATTGCCGGTTGGCGAGTTTGGAGCGCCGCCGGGCCCGAGGTTGAACTGCTCCCAGCTGTAAGTCAGCGCGTCGCCGTTCTGGTCGGTGGCCGAGCCGGTGAGCTCGAATGGGGTGCTGAGCGGAATGGCGTAGTTGGCGCCGGCATTCACCACGGGGGCGTTGTTGCCGGTGGCGGTGTTTACGCCACAGTTGCCGCCGTTGGTCATGTGCGCTACCAGCTCGTCGAAGCTGTAGGAGTGGAAGTACGGGTCGGAGTTGGGCTGGGTGTTATCCGTACCGCAGATGCCGGCGTAGGCCATGATGGTGGTGCCGGAGCCGGGCTCATAGGCCGCGTTGGCCGAGCGGTTGCCGCCGGCGCAGGAGCCTACCGTACCGTTGAACGTGTGGTTGCCGCCAAACTGGTGGCCGATTTCGTGGGCCACGTAGTCGATGTCAAAAGCATCCCCGAAAGGCGCGGGCCGGCCGGTCATGCCGCGGGCCTTGCCGCTGGCGGCACACAGGCTGCGTAGCTGGGCCACGCCGCCGTCGCCGGTGGCGAAGATGTGGCCGATGTCGTAGTTGGCCTGCCCGATCCGGTCCGTTACCACGGCCTGGTTTTCGGTCAGCAGTGTGGTAGAGGAACTGTTGGTGAATGGGTCGGTGGTGCCGTCCAGGAAAACCAGGGTGTCATTCTTGGGCACCAGCACCAGGCGGGCGGCCACTTCCTTCTCATACACCCCGCTTACGCGGTTCACTGAGGCAACAATTTTCGACAGCGTGAGGGCAACCGTAGGAGCGTCCGGCGCGCAAACGGCTACCGCGTACTCACCGGTGCAGGACACGGCCAATCGGTAGGTGCGCAGCGTTGCGCCGTTGGGAATGGCGGCGGGCAGCGGCGGCGTCAGCACCGAGCCGGCCGAGCCGATAGCGCCGGGCGTGAGGCACTCGAAACGCACGTTGTCCTTGTTCATGGCCGTGCGGTCAAACACCAGGTGGGCGCTGCTGCCGGCTTGCACCGGGTCGATGAACACCGTTCGGGTGCCGCTCATAATCATGGCGTGGAAACCCGCCGGCGACACGTCCAGGCGGGCCGTGGCCGCCGGATCGTCGATGCCCTGGGCCTCATAGGTGCGGATCTGCGGGTACTTAGCGGCCATTTCAGGCAGCATCACGGGCACCTGCACGATGCGGAAGCGCTGCGAAGTGCCATCCGGCATCGGCAGGGACACTACCGTGCTGGAGTTGCGGGCACCGGCACCGGCCTCCCGGGGGGCGTTGGCTAAGGCGTCGCGCATGGCGGGCAGCTGCACCGTAATCGGGCGGTACTGGCGCAGGGCCTGGGTGGTGGTGCGGGCGGCAGTGGGCTGGGCCCCGGTAGCATCGGCCCACAGCACGCGTTGGGCGGAGGCCACGTTCGGCAGGCCGGTAGCCGCCAGTAGCAGACCGCCCAGCAGGGCCGGCCGCCATGTGCGCCTTGGCAGAGTAAAGATTGGCAACATAGAAGGATGGGTTGAAAAAAAAGGAAGTCAACAAGAGTATGGTGCCCTAAGGTACTGGTTTTGCTGTAGGAGCAATGCGTTTGGACCGGGATTTTGCCCGGAAGCAGCCTCAATCAAATGCACGCTATCAGATCAGGCCTGTCAAGGCGTAACCAGCACGTAATTAGGATGATGAAAGCTGGTGGTATGCCTGGCCCTGCCCGTCCACGCAAAGCCAAAGGCCCGCCGGAACTACTTCCGGCGGGCCTTTGGTGTTGTAATGCGGCTGGTTGGATCAGGCGTCGGTTTTCACCAGCACCACCTGCGCCTTATCGGCCTGGCTGATGCGGCGGCGGAATTCCTGGTACGCCGGGTATTCTTCGCGGGCAAAGCGGGTGCGGGGCATCAGCAGGCGCCGCACATACAGCAGCGTGCCGTCGGGCAGGGCCTGCACCTGGCTGGAATAGGTGCCGAATGCCGTCGTGAGCTGCACCTGCGCCGGCAGACTTTCGGGCTTGAAGCCGGCCGGCACATGAATCCGGACGGTATCGGCGTAGCTGAACGCGTTGTCGAGCCAGATGGGCGTGCGCCGCTCGCCCACGGTGGCTGGCAGCGCGCCCCAGCGGCTGAGCAGGTTGGGCGTCAGAAAGGCCCGCTTACCCGACACCGAAGCCCAGCCCGGCAGCGTGAGGCCCAGGTTTTCGGTGAGTACCGGTACCGGCTGCTGCTGGTTGTGCTGGTAGCTGAGCTTGCTGATGCTGAAGCTGGCCAGCGGCAGATGCTCCGCCACGGCCTTTTTCTGGTCGGCCAGGTTCTGAGAGCCGGCCAGCCCTGCGTAGGCGTCCTGCTCCAGGCCCGAAAGGCGGGTCCGGATGCTGGCCGTGGCGCTGCCTTGGGCATCCATGTACACGTCGGCCAGCCGCTCGCGGCGGTTGTCGGCGGCCAAGTACTGGGGCGTGCGCACCAGCCGGCCGCCCTGGGGCGTCACGAGCAGCGCATGGCGGTTGCCGGTGAAGCTGCTCATGTAGCCGAACGGATTGGTCTGGCTGGTGCATTCCAGCCACACGGT from Hymenobacter canadensis harbors:
- a CDS encoding reprolysin-like metallopeptidase, giving the protein MLPIFTLPRRTWRPALLGGLLLAATGLPNVASAQRVLWADATGAQPTAARTTTQALRQYRPITVQLPAMRDALANAPREAGAGARNSSTVVSLPMPDGTSQRFRIVQVPVMLPEMAAKYPQIRTYEAQGIDDPAATARLDVSPAGFHAMIMSGTRTVFIDPVQAGSSAHLVFDRTAMNKDNVRFECLTPGAIGSAGSVLTPPLPAAIPNGATLRTYRLAVSCTGEYAVAVCAPDAPTVALTLSKIVASVNRVSGVYEKEVAARLVLVPKNDTLVFLDGTTDPFTNSSSTTLLTENQAVVTDRIGQANYDIGHIFATGDGGVAQLRSLCAASGKARGMTGRPAPFGDAFDIDYVAHEIGHQFGGNHTFNGTVGSCAGGNRSANAAYEPGSGTTIMAYAGICGTDNTQPNSDPYFHSYSFDELVAHMTNGGNCGVNTATGNNAPVVNAGANYAIPLSTPFELTGSATDQNGDALTYSWEQFNLGPGGAPNSPTGNAPIFRVFSPVASPARTFPATLTPAGAPGALLTNVQVRGEILPSYARKLVFRLVARDNRVGGGGVDYDSMNVAVIGTAGPFIMTLPNTSAASWQAGAPQQVAWNVANTTAAPINAANVDVLLSTDGGRTFPTVLLANTPNDGYETVTIPTSVAASTTARLKVKASGNVFFDLSNQDFTITNSGQPTFFLSPTVAQLPALCPGAGFSFPLAIGQIQSFSGAVALSATGLPAGITVSYENATPAAGTTVQATVNVAAGTAGGNYTISLTGVSGSITQTQQFTFTVLPSASAAAVPVSPVSAQRVGNRPRLTWNAVPNATSYEVQVATDAAFSTVLLTQANITTTSFTVATLPLTPGTTYFWRVRGISPCSTAPYSAAASFLVGSVTCAPIAATQVPVSIPFGTTPTVTSTINVQNAERVGDIRIRNLAITHPNVGELTISLTNPAGRTVVLLANVCPGTADLNLNLDDAAATAVSCPLASGATVRPANSFAPLLNDPANGNWTLTISDNNASNGGQLTGWSLELCTLAEIPAAPSTLLTLLNGVTNNRANVNLVWADNSNNETGFQIERTGANNTTFALLATVAANTTFYADQIAGANGTYCYRIRAINPTGSSIYTNESCVSITTLSSQNAALLRGVEVFPNPSTGQFQVSVDNAQRGLVTLRVTDAVGRTVSSIALNKGGAPLKHSLDLSKLSTGVYQLHLDMPEGTAVVRLLKQ